Within Candidatus Obscuribacterales bacterium, the genomic segment CCGCTGCATTAACTGAGTAAACCCAAGAATAGCATTTAGGGGCGTTCGTAACTCATGGCTCATGTTAGCTAAGAATGTACTTTTCGCCTTGTTGGCTGACTCGGCGGCTGTTTTAGCTTCCTGAAGAATAGCTTCTACCTGCTTAAGTTCTGTAATATCACTGAGAACACAGAGTACACAAGGTTCTCGATTCAATTCAATCACTTCAGCGGAGAATAAGACAGTGCGTAGGATGCCAGACTTAATCCGATACTGAATCTCCATATTACGAACTGTACCTTGATCTTCAATGCAGCAAATGGCATTCTCTAAATCATCGGGACAAGCCCAGAGATTGAGCTCAATCCCAGTTTTACCTAAAACTTCCTCACGGGTATAGCCACTGAGTGTCAGAAAACTATCATTAACATCCAAAATCTGCTCCGATGCATAGGCGACGATCGCCAGTGGCTCGGGCGATAGCCGAAAGGCTTTTGAAAATTTTTCCTCAGATTCCTGTAGGGCTTGAGTGCGCTCAGCAATCTTTTCTTCTAAATCCTGCTGCGCCTGCTTCAGTTGCGATCGCATTTCGTCAAATGCTTGGGCTAAAACCCCAATTTCATCCGTCCGTTGGGTATCGACTTCTTGGCTCCAGTCTCCTTGGGATAGTGCCGTTGCAGCCCGTACAAGCTGGGAAACCGGTGCTACCAACCAGCGGCTGGTGCGAATACCGATCATGATCGCAATCACAAGTGCTAAGAGACAAAAAAGTACAATGGTGCGGTTATTGTCCAGCATGACTTGAGTGAAATCTGACTGGGGCACCACAATAATCACCCGCCAGTCTAATCCTCTGCTGTCTTGAAATGGATGAACCTGTACAGATAAGGTCTGATTATTGATGCGAGGTGTAAGGGTTGAGCTATGGCGAATGGTGGAAAATTCACCCAGTTCTGACTCAATGTAGCGAGCGACCTCACGGGTTATGGGATCAGAACTAGCGATCGCTTCTAGCCGCTCCGTATCTGATGCTTCTACACCGGATGCCATGGAGCTAGCAATCAACCGTCCTTGCCGATCTACAATGAACGCCTGACCCGTTTTACCAATTGTCAAATCAGATAAGAAGTCACTGATCTGGTCTAGGCTCAGAGTTGCAGTCACAACCCCCACAAAGTTACCCTCTTGATCGTAGATCCGCTCTGACGCTGATAGCAGCAACTCTCTCGTATCGTAGGCAAAAAATGGTTCAGCCCAGAAGGATCCTCCAGCACCTAAAGCAACGCGATACCAGCTACGTTCCCTAGGATCAAAGTCTAGGAGGGGCTGAAGTTCTTGTAAGCGATCGCCTGTAGGAGTAATCTGCCAAAGTCTAGTTTGTCTGCCTATCTCTTGATCAATGATACCTAGAGTTAGCCCTGAGCCTTGGCGATCGCCAATACCGAGATAATTACCGTTTCGCAGCGCTACAGCTATAAAAATGAGATCGTTAAATTGACGACGGCGCTCCAACAGATAGGACTCAATAGCTGATAAGTCGTCTAAATCAATCAATTCCTGAGACAGAATATCAGCATTGATGCGGTTGACTGTATGGGGAACGGATAAATAATTCTCCAGCTTTCCCTGAACCTGCTCGTTGATTTCTCCTAATAGATCCTGTACTAGGCTATCAACAACTTGCTGACCATTGTAGAAATATAAATATCCAGTAATGCCCACCGCCGCAACGATTTGTGCCACAAATGGAACGATAAGAACAAT encodes:
- a CDS encoding ATP-binding protein codes for the protein MAQIVAAVGITGYLYFYNGQQVVDSLVQDLLGEINEQVQGKLENYLSVPHTVNRINADILSQELIDLDDLSAIESYLLERRRQFNDLIFIAVALRNGNYLGIGDRQGSGLTLGIIDQEIGRQTRLWQITPTGDRLQELQPLLDFDPRERSWYRVALGAGGSFWAEPFFAYDTRELLLSASERIYDQEGNFVGVVTATLSLDQISDFLSDLTIGKTGQAFIVDRQGRLIASSMASGVEASDTERLEAIASSDPITREVARYIESELGEFSTIRHSSTLTPRINNQTLSVQVHPFQDSRGLDWRVIIVVPQSDFTQVMLDNNRTIVLFCLLALVIAIMIGIRTSRWLVAPVSQLVRAATALSQGDWSQEVDTQRTDEIGVLAQAFDEMRSQLKQAQQDLEEKIAERTQALQESEEKFSKAFRLSPEPLAIVAYASEQILDVNDSFLTLSGYTREEVLGKTGIELNLWACPDDLENAICCIEDQGTVRNMEIQYRIKSGILRTVLFSAEVIELNREPCVLCVLSDITELKQVEAILQEAKTAAESANKAKSTFLANMSHELRTPLNAILGFTQLMQRNAAYAAAAPELTIISRSGEHLLALINDILDMSKIEAGQTTLDLATFDLAALLKTLEGMLRLRAKSKGLLLTFQNHTSIPYYLIGDEQKLRQVLINLLGNAIKFTDRGSVTLEVIPQETPTLSDTLPEHHVFLQFTISDTGPGIAEEDVARLFDPFVQTTAGRRSHQGTGLGLAISQTFVQLMGGTIQVHSVVGQGSQFQFCIPIQRATAADIQSTQPPRQVVGLAPNQPRYRMLIVDEVPENRLLLRALLEPIGFEVMEAHHGQAAIAQWQIYAPHLIWMDMRMPIMDGYEATRLIKSTPEGKDTIIIALTASALAQDREKILGIGCDDFIRKPFREAEIWEAIAHHLGVVYLYANQRASSQDNVYSTTSQQVTADDLRIMPQAWIDRLHAAAISGDDVLALQLVQDIPAGQQRLAIALTELIQTFRLDTLSDLTQDIAASPDREEQR